From Lolium perenne isolate Kyuss_39 chromosome 5, Kyuss_2.0, whole genome shotgun sequence, a single genomic window includes:
- the LOC127299728 gene encoding probable mediator of RNA polymerase II transcription subunit 26c — MDVDGRLRRALAAFGGGDVWDLVDAALAAAAPAELRARRDGIVERLYAAGRCRNCDDPERPLQQQQPPRQPAEAASPASQEAEEEDAYVDGLGDDEEADEGAGLESKILAIRDFLEDPDQSEDELVSLLQNLADMDITYKALQETDIGRHVNGLRKNPSGEVRQLVKLLVRKWKEIVDGWVRLHNSSGSSILSDGDSPENTQAQGKSYQNAQVSDFKYSPSPPPQRQNGLSSERSRSKSSNNSNNGFEATMEKRRASPAPTYHMKPNNSSNYSTTSSSAPARTIREPKDNNLDLEKLDSARKRLHENYQEIQNAKKQRTMQVLDIHELPKPKNKNTFIRKGGGGGLPGRR; from the exons ATGGACGTTGATGGTCGCCTCCGGCGAGCGCTCGCCGCCTTCGGAGGCGGAGACGTGTGGGACCTCGTCGACGCCGCGCTCGCCGCGGCGGCGCCAGCCGAGCTCCGCGCGCGCCGCGACGGCATCGTAGAGCGGCTCTACGCCGCGGGGCGCTGCCGCAACTGCGACGACCCTGAGCGTCcactgcagcagcagcagccaccgCGTCAGCCGGCCGAGGCGGCGTCTCCGGCCTcgcaagaggcggaggaggaggatgcaTACGTGGATGGCCTCGGCGACGACGAGGAGGCTGACGAGGGCGCTGGCTTGGAGAGCAAGATCCTGGCGATCAGGGACTTCCTGGAGGACCCCGACCAG TCGGAGGACGAGCTGGTCAGCCTGCTGCAGAACCTGGCAGACATGGACATCACCTACAAGGCTCTCCAG GAGACGGACATTGGCCGGCATGTGAATGGCCTGCGCAAGAACCCTTCAGGCGAGGTCCGGCAGTTGGTGAAGCTACTCGTCAG GAAATGGAAGGAGATAGTGGACGGCTGGGTGCGGCTCCACAACTCCAGTGGCAGCTCGATCCTAT CTGATGGTGACTCGCCCGAGAATACCCAAGCCCAAGGCAAAAGCTACCAAAATGCTCAG GTTTCAGATTTCAAATATTCGCCCAGCCCACCACCACAGAGGCAAA ATGGTTTGAGCTCAGAGCGATCTAGGTCTAAATCTAGCAATAACAGTAACAATGGATTTGAGGCGACAATGGAGAAGCGTAGAGCAAGCCCTGCTCCCACATATCATATGAAACCGAACAACAGCAGCAACTATTCAACTACTTCGTCATCTGCTCCAGCT AGGACAATAAGGGAACCGAAGGATAATAATTTGGATCTTGAGAAGCTCGATTCGGCCAGAAAGAGGCTTCATGAAAATTACCAGGAAATACAAAATG CAAAAAAGCAGAGGACGATGCAGGTGTTGGATATCCACGAATTACCAAagccaaaaaataaaaacacCTTCATCCGCAAGGGCGGCGGAGGTGGCCTCCCAGGACGACGTTGA